The Musa acuminata AAA Group cultivar baxijiao chromosome BXJ1-8, Cavendish_Baxijiao_AAA, whole genome shotgun sequence genomic sequence AAAATAGTTGTTATCTGTGATGCTCAAATTATCCAGAAAGTAAATGATATGAGAatgttttttattaatattatgtGTGATGCTCAAGTCCATGGTGTTGATCATGTGATGCTCAAATAGTTGTGATTCAAATCCAAAGTTTTTATCCATTTGGATTGAGTTTGATTCAAAATAGTTGTGATCTGTGATGCTCAAATTGTCCAGAAAGTAAATgatatgagaatgtttttaattaatattatgtGTGATGTTCAAATCCATggtgttgatcatattgaaatcgACAATATTTGTGACAGCATTACTTCTTGAATCAATAAGCCAGGAATAAATATGAGATAATTCAACAAGAAGGCAATTTCTGATCTAAAATTCTTTACATGATAGTTCACACTATACAGCACAAATTCCATTCACTCTAACCAGAGGAAGCACTAGAACTTATAATGCAGCATCAACCTGTGCCACCGAGCTACGGTTGTGCCGGGCCCCCCCGCGGCGGCGCCGATGGCCACCGTATCTCACACCATCCGGTCCATAGTACTGCCTCGTCTCAATCTGATCGATCTTGCACTCAGCTGGAGGGGTTGGGTATCGATCACGATCGTAGCAGTAATAATAGGTCATGTGTCTCCGGCGAAAACCATCCATTTGGGCTCGTTGCTCCGGTGACATGGTCGATGAGCCGTAGATGGCCGCATCAGGCCTCTCGCAAGCCGAAGAATGATCCATGGGGTTCACTGCACAGCCATGGATGACAAAATCTTCGAACTCAGCGACGTAAGGGGCGTATCCGTAGTTGACCTTGTAGCGGCCGCCGGAAGTAGCCCAACCGGAGccatcccatatggtggaatacaaAGACATTGGCTTGGAGGGGAAGCACCCCGCCATGGCCTCACTCCTCACTGTTTCCCTGATCGGGATGTCATCAATGTAGAATCTGCACAACATAACCATTGAGTTCAAGAAATCCACGTATGTTTCCGAAGGGATTGTCGCAGAATTTTCGTCGGATTCTTGCAACTCTTACGTGATTCTTTCGTGATTCCAAAGGATGGAGTAGCGATGGAAATCCTCGGTGGGGTCAAACCAGAGCTCGTATCGCTCTTCTCTTCCGACCGCTGTGCTCCCGTTTCCATAGACGTTGGTCTGAACTCTCCACT encodes the following:
- the LOC135588088 gene encoding probable xyloglucan endotransglucosylase/hydrolase protein 28 — its product is MVSTLFPSAFCFFFFFFFVCSPLFLFFCNASAALLESLPTLSFEEGYAQLFGGGNLILLRDGKRVRISLDERTGAGFTSQDLYLHGFFSASIKLPADYAAGVVVAFYMSNGDVFPKTHDELDFEFLGNIRGREWRVQTNVYGNGSTAVGREERYELWFDPTEDFHRYSILWNHERITFYIDDIPIRETVRSEAMAGCFPSKPMSLYSTIWDGSGWATSGGRYKVNYGYAPYVAEFEDFVIHGCAVNPMDHSSACERPDAAIYGSSTMSPEQRAQMDGFRRRHMTYYYCYDRDRYPTPPAECKIDQIETRQYYGPDGVRYGGHRRRRGGARHNRSSVAQVDAAL